From a single Camarhynchus parvulus chromosome 6, STF_HiC, whole genome shotgun sequence genomic region:
- the CLRN3 gene encoding clarin-3 yields MPSRKKTSMFASAFCTCVSSFVVICVVLATPQWVSSEVRFSRTGTAVTVSLAYGLFSGTCEQFVDAGLQVSKTTFQVSEALSSSSSRSLVVATIVVLVLALLSSLLSAGFTCTNTVSNPYQTFLGPIGVYTWNSLCGVLTLIAMILFPVNVEGNSLSEELAHSCSSSLQEHLGSKHNYGYSYWIMLLILFLNIASLIIIYFYDHARYSKKKEQERPIENAPKDVILF; encoded by the exons ATGCCATCCAGGAAGAAAACCTCCATGTTTGCCTCTGCCTTTTGCACCTGTGTGAGCTCCTTCGTGGTGATCTGCGTGGTGCTGGCCACCCCGCAGTGGGTGAGCAGCGAGGTTCGCTTCTCGCGCACCGGCACCGCCGTCACCGTCAGCCTCGCCTACGGCCTCTTCAGCGGCACCTGTGAGCAGTTCGtggatgcaggactccaggtgTCCAAAACCACCTTCCAAG TCTCAGaggccctgagcagcagcagcagcaggagcctggtcGTGGCCACCATcgtggtgctggtgctggcccTGCTTAGCTCCCTGCTCAGCGCTGGCTTCACCTGCACCAACACTGTCAGCAACCCCTACCAGACATTCCTGGGACCCATCGGAGTCTACACCTGGAATTCCCTGTGTG gagTCCTCACCCTCATAGCCATGATCCTTTTCCCTGTGAACGTGGAAGGGAACAGCCTGTCTGAAGAGCTGGCCCACAGCtgttccagctccctgcaggaacaCCTTGGATCCAAACACAACTATGGATATTCCTACTGGATCATGCTGCTCATTCTTTTCCTGAACATTGCTTCTCTCATCATCATCTATTTCTACGACCACGCCAGATATTCCaagaagaaagagcaggaaagaC